In Chitinophagaceae bacterium, a single window of DNA contains:
- a CDS encoding T9SS C-terminal target domain-containing protein: protein MIHNLFKVSFLLCFLVCIQPLKAQLFINEFLSSNHAGIEDMYGNNEDWIEIYNSGQSPVNLQGYYLSDDEDDKLMWSFPDTVIAPGSFLIVFASGHDIFESGEMHTNFRISIEGEPLFLSDPSGQQIDMVPAQNLLTDYSYGRYPDGAAQWYIMGNPSPEEPNNNQSNYTGILSPANVLTEGGFYQDSVEIQIAPAVTGSEIRYTTDGTEPDENSPLYTGPFKLYDRFGEPNQHSTIVTSTLGGWHGWDPPASEVFKAHNLRVKVFKPGYVPSEVVHTYFIDSTANMRYDLPVWSITTNHDNFFGQSEGLFIPQNYLNRGFEWEREAFIELFKDGQKVIGQHAGIRTHGGASRHYPQKTLRLYARNLYGNSHFEYPLFGDDHLTNDGRKQLNQFKRLLLRSSGNDWPMTLIRDAALQSLLEGIDIDKQAYTPSVAFINGEFWGIHNIRERQDRFYIATHYDLDPDSVVILKRDRNTGVYDLKEGEPGDEQHYIDMEAFIDNEDITDPVIYEQVKELMDVYNFIDFQIAHIFFANRDWPSNNNKYYRYKGAYDEDNDRTDGRWRWIVFDTDFSFGYSQTPPSHNTLVFATNDSHNSWPNASWATFLLRNLLDNESFKVAFINRFADHLNTRFKPSFVEARIDSFHNDLANVIDEHVNRWQRPFYWQGSTQNIIDFGNVRAGHVFNHIQNFFSLDEIHTVILDVDNPQRGSIKFSTLQHDEYPWTGDYFSNVPVLLKAIPEDGYEFVEWLETGDTLSEMYVYLDSDTQFTAVFEAKVAAFLPFTYPALHDVCDSDYVFDFWPPNAPALTYPQNIMFHTQDFTNTPDEQTEMVANYTCAYDLNNRPRINGLGVSGFSFINTGNPQNSETCLSENGWVGAAVLGLSTDACEDIELYFTAGTVQENSRTYNLRLQYKLSENDVWQDFEPFTEYTSSYTLHFQEFGPIPFPDYMENQDTVYLRWLYYQSPQSDDSGPRAQVRIDDIIVKLAEEPQDTIPDNDTVSVPEVVDYTNVTLYPNPGNNQFTIDLPFDDSYLIDVKNVLGQKMAETVFNGSRFVQNTANWPEGIYFIRIQHDADLPPLIFRWIK, encoded by the coding sequence ATGATACATAATCTATTTAAAGTAAGCTTTTTACTTTGTTTTCTAGTTTGCATACAGCCGCTGAAAGCACAACTTTTTATCAATGAATTTTTATCTTCCAATCATGCCGGTATAGAAGATATGTATGGCAATAATGAGGATTGGATAGAAATTTATAATTCCGGTCAATCACCGGTTAATCTTCAGGGATATTACCTTTCAGATGATGAAGATGATAAATTAATGTGGTCCTTCCCGGATACGGTAATCGCTCCCGGAAGTTTTTTAATTGTGTTTGCTTCCGGACATGATATTTTTGAATCGGGAGAAATGCACACCAATTTCAGAATAAGTATTGAAGGTGAACCTTTGTTTTTATCAGACCCTTCCGGTCAACAAATAGATATGGTGCCGGCTCAAAACTTATTAACCGACTATTCATACGGGCGCTATCCTGACGGAGCTGCTCAATGGTACATTATGGGTAATCCCAGCCCTGAAGAGCCAAATAATAATCAATCTAACTATACCGGTATTTTGTCTCCGGCAAATGTGTTGACAGAAGGTGGTTTTTATCAGGACTCTGTGGAAATTCAAATAGCACCGGCTGTCACAGGCAGTGAAATCCGATATACGACCGACGGTACAGAGCCGGATGAAAATTCTCCACTTTATACCGGTCCTTTTAAATTATACGATCGCTTTGGAGAGCCAAACCAGCATTCTACAATAGTAACATCAACTTTAGGTGGATGGCATGGCTGGGACCCGCCGGCAAGCGAAGTGTTTAAAGCACATAATTTACGGGTTAAAGTTTTCAAACCGGGCTATGTCCCTTCAGAAGTGGTTCACACCTATTTTATCGACTCCACAGCTAATATGCGTTATGATTTACCGGTTTGGTCCATTACGACTAATCATGATAATTTTTTTGGACAGAGTGAGGGATTGTTTATTCCCCAAAATTATCTGAACCGTGGCTTTGAATGGGAAAGAGAGGCATTTATAGAGCTTTTTAAAGACGGACAAAAAGTAATTGGACAACATGCGGGAATACGTACTCACGGAGGTGCAAGCCGGCATTATCCTCAGAAAACTTTACGTTTGTACGCCAGAAATCTTTATGGAAACTCTCATTTTGAATACCCGTTATTTGGTGATGACCACTTAACCAATGACGGCAGAAAACAATTAAATCAATTTAAACGCCTGCTACTGAGAAGCTCAGGGAATGATTGGCCTATGACTTTAATCAGAGATGCCGCATTACAAAGCCTTTTGGAAGGGATAGATATCGATAAACAAGCATACACCCCCTCCGTTGCATTTATAAACGGAGAGTTTTGGGGTATACACAACATTCGGGAAAGACAAGATCGCTTTTATATAGCTACCCATTATGATTTAGACCCCGATAGTGTAGTAATTCTAAAAAGAGACAGAAATACAGGTGTTTATGATTTGAAAGAAGGAGAACCGGGTGATGAACAGCATTATATTGACATGGAAGCTTTCATAGATAATGAGGATATTACAGACCCGGTGATTTATGAGCAGGTAAAAGAATTGATGGATGTATACAATTTTATTGATTTTCAGATTGCTCATATCTTTTTTGCAAACAGAGACTGGCCTTCAAATAATAATAAATACTATAGGTACAAAGGGGCTTATGATGAAGACAATGACCGGACTGACGGTCGCTGGAGATGGATAGTTTTTGATACTGATTTCAGCTTTGGGTATTCTCAAACGCCACCCTCTCACAATACCTTGGTTTTTGCAACCAATGACAGTCATAATTCCTGGCCAAATGCTTCCTGGGCAACTTTCTTACTAAGAAATTTATTAGATAACGAAAGCTTTAAAGTTGCTTTTATTAACAGGTTTGCCGATCATTTGAATACCCGTTTTAAACCCTCTTTTGTTGAGGCGCGTATAGATTCTTTTCATAATGATTTGGCAAATGTGATTGATGAGCATGTGAATCGCTGGCAAAGACCATTTTATTGGCAAGGCTCAACCCAAAACATTATTGACTTTGGAAATGTGAGAGCAGGCCATGTGTTTAACCATATACAGAACTTCTTTAGTTTAGATGAAATTCATACAGTTATTTTGGATGTAGACAATCCGCAAAGGGGTAGTATTAAGTTTAGCACTCTGCAGCATGATGAATATCCCTGGACAGGTGATTACTTTTCTAATGTTCCTGTATTGTTAAAAGCTATCCCTGAAGACGGTTATGAATTTGTGGAATGGTTGGAGACGGGCGATACTCTTAGTGAAATGTATGTTTATTTAGATTCGGATACCCAATTCACGGCAGTATTTGAAGCAAAAGTTGCTGCATTCCTGCCGTTTACTTATCCGGCTTTGCATGATGTTTGTGACAGTGATTATGTTTTTGATTTCTGGCCTCCGAATGCACCGGCACTTACTTATCCTCAAAATATTATGTTTCACACACAGGATTTTACAAATACTCCTGATGAACAAACAGAAATGGTTGCTAATTACACCTGTGCGTATGATTTGAACAACCGTCCCCGGATTAATGGCTTAGGAGTTTCCGGATTTTCGTTTATAAACACCGGTAATCCCCAAAACAGTGAAACCTGCCTAAGTGAAAACGGTTGGGTAGGCGCTGCTGTTTTAGGTCTCAGTACGGATGCTTGTGAAGATATTGAACTATATTTTACAGCCGGTACCGTACAGGAAAACTCAAGGACATATAACCTTCGTTTACAGTATAAATTATCTGAAAATGATGTTTGGCAGGATTTTGAACCTTTCACGGAATATACCTCTTCATATACATTACATTTTCAGGAATTTGGACCTATACCTTTTCCCGATTATATGGAAAATCAGGATACTGTTTATCTGCGCTGGCTGTATTATCAATCTCCTCAGTCGGATGATAGCGGACCACGCGCGCAGGTTCGTATAGATGACATAATAGTTAAGCTGGCTGAAGAACCTCAGGATACAATACCGGATAATGATACTGTATCTGTACCTGAAGTAGTGGATTACACAAATGTAACATTATATCCGAACCCTGGAAATAATCAGTTCACGATTGATTTACCTTTTGATGACAGTTATTTAATTGATGTAAAAAATGTGCTAGGGCAAAAAATGGCTGAAACTGTTTTTAATGGTTCCCGTTTTGTTCAGAATACAGCAAACTGGCCGGAGGGTATTTACTTTATCAGAATTCAGCATGATGCAGATTTGCCGCCTTTAATTTTTAGGTGGATTAAATAG
- a CDS encoding TIGR00159 family protein yields the protein MEIRLLDILDIFLVALLIYQLYRLLKGSLAFYIFLGLVSIYMIYFGVRALNMNLLSGILGQFIDVGVILLLIIFQPEVRRFLLIIGRGSHFKRNRWLKKWFPNKIQTEEELESYIEETLSAIAIFQKAKTGSLIVFANTSKLQFFANSGVKIDAVISSKLLESIFEKNSPLHDGAVIISENKIMAAGCTLPVSENEDLPDRVGVRHKAAVGITEQSDALAIIVSEEKGTISYARGGNLIFDIKISDLRTLLRKIMVEDSF from the coding sequence ATGGAAATCCGTTTACTGGATATACTGGATATATTTCTGGTAGCCTTGCTAATCTATCAACTTTACCGTCTGCTAAAGGGAAGCCTTGCTTTTTATATTTTTCTTGGTTTGGTTTCTATTTATATGATTTACTTTGGTGTGCGGGCACTGAACATGAACTTACTTTCCGGGATTTTAGGACAGTTTATAGATGTAGGGGTTATTTTATTGCTAATTATTTTCCAACCGGAAGTGAGAAGGTTCTTGTTAATTATTGGCAGGGGCAGTCACTTCAAGAGAAATAGATGGCTTAAAAAATGGTTTCCCAATAAAATTCAAACCGAGGAGGAGCTGGAGTCTTATATTGAAGAAACCTTAAGTGCCATAGCTATTTTTCAAAAAGCAAAAACCGGTTCACTGATAGTTTTTGCAAATACTTCTAAGCTTCAGTTCTTTGCAAACTCCGGGGTGAAGATTGATGCTGTAATTTCATCAAAACTTTTGGAATCTATATTTGAAAAAAATAGCCCACTGCACGATGGGGCGGTAATTATTTCAGAAAATAAAATTATGGCTGCAGGTTGCACTCTGCCGGTATCTGAAAATGAAGACTTGCCTGATAGAGTTGGTGTGAGACATAAAGCAGCAGTAGGTATTACTGAACAGAGTGATGCTTTGGCAATAATTGTTTCAGAAGAAAAGGGCACCATTTCTTATGCCCGTGGCGGAAACTTGATTTTCGACATTAAAATCAGTGATTTACGTACTCTGCTAAGGAAAATTATGGTTGAAGATAGTTTTTAA
- the rmuC gene encoding DNA recombination protein RmuC — MAEVLISFCLLLILVIIYLLFGKKHQKSDNKEIIQQLNSKLSDIERSIREEMKTNRTEAAQYAQMSRDELAKSLNQFGNINAENSDKLNKSVRERFEDFNKMQQELNIGFLNRLKDISERVEKDLESIRKDNNEQLTEMRKTVDEKLQTALEKRLGESFKQVSDRLEQVHKGLGEMQSLANGVGDLKRVLSNVKTRGVMGEYQLENILEQLLTPDQFSKNVATKKGSHAFVEFAVKLPGRAADEGVWMPIDSKFPTENYQFLLDAYDEGDKIKIDVAQKGLIKSIELSAKEISAKYIDPPHTTDFAIMFLPIEGLYAEVLRHSGLFEKLQRTYRITITGPTTLSALLNSLQMGFRTLAVQKRSSEVWKILEAVKTEFDKFGEQLEKVDKQLHTASKSLDELRNTRTNVMSRKLKDIGTLDTKEAEEILKLPKKNEGDD; from the coding sequence ATGGCTGAGGTTTTAATTTCTTTTTGTTTGCTGCTAATTTTAGTAATCATCTATTTACTTTTCGGCAAAAAACACCAAAAGTCTGATAATAAAGAGATTATTCAACAGCTCAACAGCAAGCTCAGCGACATTGAACGTTCCATACGGGAAGAAATGAAAACAAACCGGACAGAAGCTGCTCAATATGCTCAGATGAGTAGAGATGAGCTGGCAAAGTCACTGAACCAATTTGGGAATATCAATGCCGAAAACAGCGATAAACTCAATAAATCCGTTAGGGAACGTTTTGAAGACTTTAACAAAATGCAGCAAGAGCTGAATATCGGATTTCTGAATCGCCTAAAAGATATTAGTGAGCGGGTGGAAAAAGACCTTGAAAGTATCCGTAAGGATAATAACGAACAACTCACCGAAATGCGAAAAACCGTAGATGAGAAATTGCAGACTGCACTTGAAAAAAGATTGGGGGAATCCTTTAAACAGGTAAGTGATCGACTTGAACAAGTTCACAAAGGACTGGGTGAAATGCAAAGCCTGGCAAATGGAGTTGGCGACTTAAAAAGAGTTTTATCAAATGTAAAAACCCGTGGAGTTATGGGTGAATACCAACTTGAAAATATCCTGGAGCAACTGTTAACACCCGATCAGTTCTCTAAAAATGTAGCTACCAAAAAAGGTAGTCATGCTTTTGTGGAATTTGCTGTCAAATTACCGGGCCGTGCTGCAGATGAAGGTGTCTGGATGCCTATAGATTCAAAATTCCCAACTGAAAACTATCAATTTTTACTGGATGCATATGATGAAGGGGATAAAATAAAAATTGATGTTGCTCAAAAAGGATTAATAAAAAGCATTGAATTGTCTGCTAAAGAAATCAGTGCAAAATATATAGATCCGCCTCACACTACAGACTTTGCCATTATGTTTTTACCCATAGAAGGCTTATATGCAGAAGTATTGAGGCATAGCGGCTTGTTTGAAAAGCTTCAAAGAACTTACCGGATAACCATTACCGGGCCAACAACCCTTTCTGCTCTTTTAAACAGTCTTCAAATGGGATTCCGAACCCTGGCAGTGCAAAAAAGAAGCAGTGAAGTATGGAAAATTCTGGAAGCCGTAAAAACTGAGTTTGATAAATTTGGCGAACAGTTAGAAAAGGTGGATAAACAATTACACACCGCATCTAAGTCTTTAGATGAATTGAGAAACACCCGCACCAATGTAATGAGCAGGAAGCTGAAAGATATCGGCACCCTGGATACCAAAGAAGCCGAAGAAATATTGAAGTTACCGAAAAAAAATGAAGGAGATGATTAA
- a CDS encoding lactate utilization protein, whose translation MTDYTQKIKQNLRDAVNDRESLNKSFEKLEQFYFKRKNQQLNAGEDLKAKSKYLRWRFFENMEEHLLQLDSKFSESGIKLLWSDDEETAIQLVYNILKKNNITYFTGEDDLLRKELKLDERLQNFHFKRIAPDRWHTLAHKNSQKNAPLEEAAIITSCRFVISGQGLIVLPAESPYHTLEAKMSPVRIFLVGIDRIMPDIKELNHWMRLFYQNRDFTDSPPDYNLFGGFGKENQEGTDYLIFLNNGRDKVLADKDYREAMYCIDCKACEKSCPVTTLTVNTTDNLIESPIQNIVFPLKNEFPAAYYLSHTSTLSKSNTDVCPVGINIDKLMRLSRQRYKENFGESLQQKWAYSFWERAMLNPVWLEKLNTGLKYILMNMLLHHVMGSGYKKMSPAPKSFRQLYKEKNKS comes from the coding sequence ATGACTGATTATACTCAAAAAATAAAGCAAAACTTAAGGGATGCTGTTAATGACAGAGAGAGTTTAAATAAGTCATTTGAAAAGTTAGAGCAATTTTACTTTAAAAGAAAGAATCAACAGTTGAATGCCGGTGAAGACCTGAAAGCCAAATCTAAGTATTTGCGCTGGAGATTTTTTGAAAATATGGAAGAGCACTTGCTTCAGTTGGATTCCAAATTTAGTGAAAGTGGCATTAAACTGCTTTGGAGTGATGATGAGGAAACAGCTATTCAGTTAGTATATAATATACTTAAAAAAAACAACATCACTTATTTTACCGGAGAGGACGATTTGTTGCGAAAAGAATTGAAATTAGACGAGCGCTTGCAAAATTTTCATTTTAAACGCATAGCCCCCGACCGCTGGCATACGTTAGCTCATAAGAATAGTCAAAAAAATGCACCACTGGAGGAAGCTGCTATAATTACAAGCTGCCGTTTTGTGATATCCGGACAGGGTTTGATCGTCTTGCCTGCAGAATCACCCTATCATACTTTAGAAGCAAAAATGAGCCCGGTAAGAATTTTTTTAGTTGGTATAGACCGGATTATGCCTGATATTAAAGAGCTGAATCACTGGATGCGTTTGTTTTACCAAAACCGGGATTTTACGGACTCACCACCCGATTACAACTTGTTTGGAGGGTTTGGAAAAGAAAATCAGGAAGGTACGGATTATCTGATATTTCTTAATAACGGGCGCGATAAAGTTTTAGCAGATAAAGATTATAGGGAGGCAATGTATTGTATAGATTGTAAAGCCTGTGAAAAATCTTGCCCGGTGACTACTCTCACTGTTAATACAACTGATAATTTGATAGAATCTCCCATTCAAAATATTGTATTCCCCTTAAAAAATGAATTTCCGGCAGCATATTACCTTTCTCATACAAGCACTCTCAGCAAGTCAAACACTGATGTATGTCCGGTAGGGATAAATATTGATAAACTAATGCGATTGAGCCGACAGAGATATAAAGAAAACTTTGGGGAAAGTCTGCAACAAAAATGGGCATATAGCTTTTGGGAGAGAGCAATGTTAAACCCGGTATGGCTTGAGAAATTAAATACCGGTCTGAAATACATCTTAATGAATATGTTGCTACATCATGTCATGGGTAGTGGATATAAAAAAATGAGCCCGGCACCCAAGTCTTTCCGCCAATTATATAAAGAGAAAAATAAATCTTAA
- a CDS encoding endonuclease, giving the protein MRQATIFLYLSVIVFFIYVPLDVEGQRLRLNRPHEVRAVFYNVENLFDIYDEPGKNDVMFTPEGRNKWTAERYEKKVKDLGKVINEMGGDKHLALIGLCEVENMLVLTDLAMEIFERERDFSIIHRNSADARGIDVALIYDNRFFTLLSKEFIAVEPEEFPQMRTRDILYAKGILSDADTLHVYLNHWSSRRGGLAETEPRRVAAAEILRSHVDEVLARNSAANILIMGDFNDEPDNKSVKETLRAKPVEQAYEDGMLFNLVYDYVHREDIGTYKFRGNWNMLDHMIASRGLLDAGSQIHIPTKKALIFKEDWLFTEDERFGGKTIFRTYGGPNYLGGYSDHLPIYTDIQIIPTSRRGR; this is encoded by the coding sequence ATGAGACAGGCAACAATTTTTCTCTATTTATCGGTAATTGTATTTTTTATTTATGTGCCATTAGATGTTGAAGGTCAAAGATTAAGGTTAAACAGACCACATGAAGTCAGAGCAGTTTTTTATAATGTAGAGAATCTTTTTGATATATATGATGAACCGGGTAAGAATGATGTGATGTTTACGCCGGAAGGCAGAAATAAATGGACAGCTGAACGTTATGAAAAAAAAGTAAAAGATCTGGGAAAAGTCATCAATGAGATGGGTGGTGACAAGCATCTTGCGCTTATCGGTTTATGTGAAGTTGAAAATATGTTAGTTTTAACAGACCTTGCGATGGAAATTTTTGAAAGGGAAAGAGATTTTAGTATTATTCATCGAAATTCAGCGGATGCCCGGGGTATTGATGTGGCGTTAATTTATGACAATCGATTTTTCACCTTGCTTTCTAAAGAATTTATTGCTGTTGAACCGGAGGAGTTCCCGCAAATGCGTACCCGTGATATTTTATATGCTAAAGGTATTTTATCCGATGCAGACACGCTGCATGTTTATCTGAATCACTGGTCAAGTCGCAGAGGCGGATTGGCTGAAACAGAACCAAGGAGGGTAGCTGCTGCTGAAATATTAAGAAGTCACGTAGATGAAGTTTTGGCTCGAAATTCAGCAGCAAATATTTTGATAATGGGGGATTTTAATGACGAACCGGATAATAAAAGTGTTAAAGAAACTCTAAGGGCAAAGCCGGTAGAACAGGCTTACGAAGATGGAATGCTCTTCAACCTGGTGTATGACTATGTGCATAGAGAAGATATTGGAACTTATAAATTCCGTGGAAACTGGAATATGCTCGATCATATGATTGCATCCAGAGGGTTACTTGATGCGGGAAGTCAAATACACATTCCAACAAAAAAGGCTTTAATTTTTAAAGAAGACTGGCTGTTTACAGAAGATGAACGATTTGGAGGGAAGACAATTTTCAGAACTTACGGAGGGCCTAATTATTTAGGTGGATATAGTGATCATCTTCCTATTTATACAGACATACAAATTATTCCCACTTCAAGGAGAGGGCGTTAA
- a CDS encoding SDR family oxidoreductase — MRILITGASGMLGTALVEMAADKYEILAQFNKTEPIKGAVEYLQCDFNHAEFLLPMLNRLKPDAVIHLAAITDTNFCEENPDFTSKLNVTAVFIIARWCAQQSIPFIFTSTDLVFDGKNPPYSETCEQNPLMVYGEQKAMAEKKILSIYPGALICRVPLMFGYKNGKPGGFLRGLIDTIGKKEYASQFRDEYRTPVYTRRVAKGILIGLKKKLKGYLHLGGSQRLSRYHLGLLVCEVFDLDSVYNKPSWLKDTELAKKRPLDVSLDSGLAIENGYDPGDLKADFIDLRERLRIN, encoded by the coding sequence ATGAGAATTTTAATAACCGGTGCGTCAGGTATGCTAGGTACAGCACTTGTAGAAATGGCGGCTGACAAATATGAAATATTAGCTCAGTTTAATAAAACAGAACCGATAAAGGGAGCAGTTGAATATCTGCAATGTGATTTTAATCACGCTGAATTTTTGTTACCCATGTTGAACCGGCTCAAACCGGATGCAGTGATACATTTAGCGGCCATAACTGATACGAATTTTTGTGAAGAAAACCCCGATTTTACTTCTAAATTGAATGTGACGGCTGTTTTTATAATTGCTCGATGGTGTGCACAGCAAAGTATTCCTTTTATTTTTACTTCTACTGATCTTGTTTTTGACGGTAAAAATCCTCCTTACAGTGAAACATGTGAACAGAATCCATTGATGGTATACGGAGAGCAAAAAGCTATGGCAGAGAAAAAAATACTAAGCATTTATCCGGGAGCTCTTATATGCAGGGTGCCTTTAATGTTTGGTTATAAAAATGGCAAACCCGGGGGCTTTTTACGCGGTCTGATAGATACTATTGGAAAAAAAGAGTATGCCTCTCAGTTTAGGGATGAATACCGCACACCTGTCTACACAAGAAGGGTTGCAAAAGGGATTTTAATCGGTCTGAAAAAAAAATTGAAAGGATATTTACATTTAGGCGGTTCGCAAAGACTTTCCAGATATCATCTGGGTCTTCTTGTTTGTGAAGTGTTTGATTTGGATAGTGTATACAATAAGCCTTCCTGGTTGAAAGACACTGAGTTGGCTAAAAAAAGACCTTTAGATGTATCCCTTGACAGCGGACTTGCTATTGAAAATGGCTATGACCCCGGGGATTTAAAAGCAGATTTTATTGATTTAAGAGAAAGACTCCGAATAAATTAA
- a CDS encoding 6-carboxytetrahydropterin synthase encodes MKAAVYRKAHFNAAHRLFNPEWSDEKNEKVFGLCNNHNYHGHNYELIVKIVGEINPETGYVIDLKVLKDVIKKEVTDVFDHKNLNLDTEEFKNLIPSAENIAVVIYNKLTAVLDKNLEVQVRLYETPRNFVEYPV; translated from the coding sequence ATGAAAGCTGCTGTATACAGAAAAGCTCATTTTAATGCTGCTCATCGCTTGTTTAATCCTGAGTGGTCAGACGAAAAGAACGAAAAGGTTTTTGGCCTTTGCAATAATCATAATTATCACGGACACAATTATGAGTTAATCGTAAAAATTGTTGGTGAAATCAATCCCGAAACCGGCTATGTAATTGATTTAAAGGTTTTAAAAGATGTAATAAAAAAAGAGGTTACAGATGTTTTTGACCATAAAAACCTGAATTTAGACACCGAAGAATTCAAAAATCTGATTCCTTCAGCCGAAAATATAGCAGTGGTAATCTATAATAAATTAACTGCTGTATTGGATAAAAATCTTGAAGTACAGGTTCGTTTATATGAAACGCCAAGAAATTTTGTAGAATATCCGGTTTAA
- a CDS encoding glutathione peroxidase, with translation MAVKKSIYQFQIEGLDGEEIDFGQFKGKLLLIVNTASECGYTYQYGQLQELYDMFKDKINILGVPSNDFGNQEPGKESEIQAFCEKNFQLSFPVTKKLKVLGEDRHPLYEFLCNGDLNGFQDSEMEWNFQKFLFDEKGRLCGVYSPATEPNSPTILEVLTKEPKV, from the coding sequence ATGGCAGTGAAAAAAAGTATTTATCAATTTCAGATCGAAGGTTTAGATGGTGAGGAAATTGATTTCGGGCAGTTTAAAGGCAAATTGCTTTTGATAGTCAATACAGCTTCTGAATGTGGATATACTTATCAATATGGCCAGTTACAGGAATTGTACGATATGTTTAAAGATAAAATCAATATTTTAGGTGTGCCTTCCAATGATTTTGGAAATCAGGAGCCGGGAAAAGAAAGTGAAATACAAGCTTTTTGTGAAAAAAACTTTCAATTGAGTTTTCCGGTGACTAAGAAACTTAAAGTATTGGGTGAAGACAGGCATCCACTATATGAATTTTTATGTAATGGAGACTTAAACGGGTTTCAGGATTCTGAGATGGAATGGAATTTTCAGAAATTTTTGTTTGATGAAAAGGGTAGGTTGTGTGGTGTTTACAGCCCGGCTACCGAACCCAATAGTCCGACTATACTGGAAGTCCTGACAAAAGAGCCTAAAGTCTGA
- the gldH gene encoding gliding motility lipoprotein GldH, which produces MIKNKMQKAHLFFLFCLMILSAGCQPDYFFDKTEEIPNDIWTYEYQPEFTVEIEDTMALYDIMINIRHTRFYGYRNLWVYVHTLMPDGEKLENKVELPLSEPSGRWYGNCSGDICFVQVPIQMKAIFKEAGSYTFRIQQYMRVPELEHILGVGLRLEKSGERP; this is translated from the coding sequence ATGATTAAAAATAAAATGCAGAAAGCTCATCTTTTCTTTTTGTTTTGCCTGATGATTTTATCAGCCGGCTGTCAACCGGATTATTTTTTTGATAAAACAGAAGAAATTCCGAATGATATATGGACTTATGAATATCAGCCTGAGTTTACGGTAGAAATTGAAGATACTATGGCCTTGTATGATATAATGATTAACATTCGCCATACCCGTTTTTATGGCTATAGAAATCTTTGGGTTTATGTGCATACCCTAATGCCGGATGGGGAAAAACTGGAAAATAAAGTAGAATTGCCTCTTTCAGAACCTAGTGGCAGGTGGTATGGAAACTGCTCTGGAGACATTTGTTTTGTGCAGGTGCCTATTCAGATGAAAGCCATTTTTAAAGAGGCCGGCAGCTATACTTTTCGCATACAACAATACATGAGGGTTCCGGAATTGGAACATATTTTAGGGGTTGGACTTCGCCTGGAAAAGTCAGGGGAAAGGCCATAA